In one window of Tellurirhabdus rosea DNA:
- the ispF gene encoding 2-C-methyl-D-erythritol 2,4-cyclodiphosphate synthase, with amino-acid sequence MKIRVGQGYDVHKLVEGHPFWLGGIPIEHTHGAYGHSDADVVCHVICDALLGAANMRNIGYHFSDKDPRWKGVDSKVLLAEVLRMVRERGWEVSNVDVTVVLQEPKLNPHIPAMKTCLSEVMNIPEDDISIKATTSEHLGFVGRKEGIAAHCVALITSEP; translated from the coding sequence ATGAAAATCCGCGTAGGACAAGGATACGACGTTCATAAATTGGTGGAAGGCCACCCGTTCTGGCTGGGAGGCATTCCGATTGAACATACGCACGGCGCGTACGGGCATTCCGACGCTGATGTGGTCTGCCACGTGATCTGCGACGCGCTGCTCGGAGCCGCCAACATGCGCAACATCGGCTATCATTTTTCGGATAAAGACCCGCGCTGGAAAGGCGTCGACAGCAAGGTGCTGCTGGCCGAAGTGCTGCGGATGGTCCGGGAGCGGGGCTGGGAAGTTTCCAATGTGGACGTGACGGTGGTGCTGCAGGAACCGAAGCTCAACCCCCACATTCCGGCCATGAAAACCTGTTTGTCGGAGGTGATGAACATTCCCGAGGACGATATTTCGATTAAGGCAACCACCTCCGAACACCTGGGCTTTGTCGGCCGGAAAGAAGGCATTGCGGCGCACTGCGTGGCGCTGATTACGTCTGAACCGTGA
- a CDS encoding amidohydrolase family protein: protein MLSFLRPLPFLTAFVLGSGLVLAQTPVKVSTDKGPIDFEEYEPVSTLKVSEHKLTRSKYPFIDVHNHQFQMDNMDLRKLVTQMDSLNMGIMVNLSGRGFSSNAAESTRFLDQAMANVQKSTPRRIALFTNINFAGVGSPGWTDAAVRMLEEDVKKGARGLKIYKSLGFSVKDVEGKRVRVDDPRLDPIWAKCGQLGVPVIIHTADPKSFWDPMDRFNERWLELKLHPGRKRTDNDPVPWEQLLAEQHNVFRKHPKTTFINAHMGWYPNDLAKLDSLMRAFPNMVVEIGAVIAELGRQPRASRQFFEKYQDRILFGKDSWVPAEYATYFRVLETDDEYFPYHKKYHAFWRMYGMALPDEVLKKVYYKNALRIIPGLDKSLFPN from the coding sequence ATGCTTTCATTCCTACGCCCACTGCCCTTCCTTACTGCTTTTGTCCTCGGCTCCGGTCTGGTCCTCGCCCAGACGCCGGTCAAGGTTTCCACGGATAAAGGCCCGATTGATTTTGAAGAATACGAGCCCGTGTCGACCCTGAAAGTGTCCGAACACAAACTGACGCGCTCGAAATATCCGTTCATCGACGTGCACAACCACCAGTTCCAGATGGATAATATGGACCTGCGGAAACTGGTGACGCAGATGGACAGCCTCAACATGGGCATCATGGTGAACCTCAGCGGACGGGGTTTCAGCAGCAACGCCGCCGAAAGCACCCGCTTTCTGGACCAGGCGATGGCCAACGTGCAGAAGTCGACGCCCAGACGGATCGCGCTGTTTACCAACATCAACTTCGCCGGGGTTGGCTCACCGGGCTGGACGGATGCCGCCGTCCGAATGCTGGAAGAAGACGTTAAAAAGGGCGCCCGGGGCCTGAAAATTTACAAAAGCCTCGGCTTCAGCGTGAAAGACGTGGAGGGCAAACGCGTCCGGGTGGACGACCCGCGCCTGGACCCAATCTGGGCCAAATGCGGCCAGCTCGGTGTTCCGGTCATTATCCACACCGCCGACCCGAAATCGTTCTGGGACCCGATGGACCGCTTCAACGAACGCTGGCTCGAACTGAAGCTGCACCCCGGCCGCAAGCGCACCGACAACGACCCCGTGCCCTGGGAGCAACTGCTGGCCGAGCAGCACAACGTCTTCCGCAAACACCCGAAAACGACCTTCATCAACGCCCACATGGGCTGGTACCCGAACGATCTGGCCAAACTGGACAGTCTGATGCGGGCTTTTCCGAACATGGTAGTCGAGATCGGGGCCGTTATCGCCGAGCTGGGCCGCCAGCCGCGGGCCTCGCGCCAGTTCTTCGAAAAATACCAGGACCGGATTCTGTTCGGCAAAGATTCGTGGGTGCCGGCCGAGTACGCCACCTATTTCCGGGTGCTGGAAACGGACGACGAGTACTTTCCGTACCACAAAAAATACCATGCGTTCTGGCGGATGTACGGCATGGCTTTGCCCGATGAGGTGCTGAAGAAAGTGTATTACAAAAACGCCCTGCGCATCATTCCGGGCCTCGACAAGTCGCTGTTTCCGAACTAA
- a CDS encoding DUF6962 family protein — MNYANVLSDAVLAATGVYVFVHFFKRESLYNRLLWALFLLTISATALLGAVRFAGVQELIPLHGSMQILAGSLGVACAVVAVWGLVLREPFGPTAFWSTVAVGLALFAVLLTPRIRVFTQVVQSLGMVVIMVIACFGLLRRNRRAIWIVFAVMILALATKITPQLSANQISFFHYTTALSLICFGQAARPSR; from the coding sequence ATGAATTACGCAAACGTGCTATCCGACGCCGTGCTGGCTGCCACGGGAGTTTATGTCTTTGTGCATTTTTTCAAACGGGAAAGCCTGTATAACCGACTGCTCTGGGCCCTTTTTCTGCTCACGATCTCGGCGACGGCGCTGCTGGGAGCGGTGCGCTTTGCCGGGGTTCAGGAGCTGATTCCGCTGCACGGCTCGATGCAGATTCTGGCCGGAAGTCTGGGCGTCGCCTGCGCGGTGGTGGCGGTCTGGGGGCTGGTTCTGCGGGAGCCGTTCGGGCCCACGGCTTTCTGGAGCACGGTTGCCGTGGGTCTGGCCTTGTTTGCGGTGCTGCTGACGCCCCGGATTCGGGTGTTCACCCAGGTGGTGCAGTCGCTGGGCATGGTGGTCATCATGGTCATTGCCTGCTTCGGCCTGCTGCGCCGCAACCGCCGGGCGATCTGGATTGTCTTCGCCGTGATGATTCTGGCCCTGGCGACGAAAATAACGCCCCAGCTCTCGGCCAATCAAATCTCGTTTTTCCATTATACAACTGCCCTGTCTCTCATCTGCTTCGGGCAGGCGGCCCGGCCCTCCCGCTGA
- a CDS encoding DNA polymerase III subunit gamma/tau, with product MDNFVVSARKYRPATFDTVVGQSHITTTLKNAIRTNHLAQAFLFCGPRGVGKTTCARILAKTINCQNLTEDVEACDQCESCVSFNQSASFNIHELDAASNNSVDDIRNLIDQVRYPPQSGKFKIYIIDEVHMLSAAAFNAFLKTLEEPPSYAIFILATTEKHKILPTILSRCQIFDFNRIQSRDIADHLTSIAGKEGIQTEYEALELIAQKADGGLRDALSMFDLNVTFSADRTIRYREVLENLHILDYDYYFRLTDHLLDASLPQSLLLFDEILRKGFDAHQFLVGLCEHFRNLLVCKDTATVQLLQVTESVQQKYALQAARAPLGFLLSALSVASQCDINYKAAKNQRLHVEVCLIKLANIPNVLNLSALPESEPNGQVVNGTHAAEVAVKKNAEPAPPPLVSEPTPVPAPVPTAVQPVPAPVQPVPAPVSEPVASYEIPTPQPATSIPRPGSSKLRSTVGLGAKPAASATAVAEAAVVQRNLPDKPVDFEELQATWRQFSRLRESGGGPMTEQIMLNREIQLGDDGATIHITLDNSLQADMLNELRQDLMTYLRQHLQNSKIQLVHQVAAQESRKMIYTAQDKFNYLAEKNPALLELKQVLGLDVDY from the coding sequence ATGGATAATTTTGTTGTCTCGGCCCGGAAATACCGTCCGGCGACGTTCGATACCGTTGTCGGGCAATCCCATATCACCACCACGCTCAAGAATGCCATTCGGACCAACCACCTGGCGCAGGCTTTTCTGTTCTGCGGCCCGCGTGGGGTCGGCAAGACGACCTGTGCCCGGATTCTGGCCAAAACGATTAACTGCCAAAACCTGACGGAAGATGTTGAAGCCTGCGACCAGTGCGAATCCTGCGTGAGCTTCAACCAGAGCGCGTCGTTCAACATTCACGAACTGGACGCCGCCTCCAACAACTCCGTCGATGACATCCGGAACCTGATCGACCAGGTGCGATACCCGCCCCAGTCCGGCAAATTCAAGATTTACATCATTGACGAGGTACATATGCTGTCGGCGGCGGCCTTCAACGCCTTCCTGAAAACGCTGGAAGAACCGCCCTCCTACGCCATTTTTATTCTGGCCACGACCGAAAAGCACAAGATTCTGCCCACGATTCTGTCGCGCTGTCAGATCTTTGATTTCAACCGGATTCAGTCCCGCGATATTGCCGACCACCTGACGTCCATCGCCGGGAAAGAAGGCATTCAGACGGAATACGAAGCCCTGGAACTGATTGCCCAGAAAGCCGACGGCGGTCTGCGCGATGCGCTGTCGATGTTCGACCTGAACGTTACGTTCTCCGCCGACCGGACCATTCGGTATCGGGAGGTGCTCGAAAATCTGCATATTCTCGATTACGACTACTATTTCCGCCTGACCGACCACCTCCTCGACGCCAGCCTGCCGCAGAGCCTGCTGCTGTTCGACGAAATTCTGCGCAAAGGCTTTGATGCCCACCAATTCCTCGTCGGCTTGTGCGAACATTTCCGCAACCTGCTCGTCTGTAAGGATACGGCTACCGTCCAGCTTTTGCAGGTTACCGAAAGCGTGCAGCAGAAATACGCCCTGCAGGCTGCCCGTGCCCCGCTCGGTTTTCTGCTTTCGGCGCTCAGCGTGGCGAGTCAGTGCGACATCAATTATAAGGCTGCCAAGAACCAGCGGCTGCACGTGGAGGTCTGTCTGATTAAACTGGCCAACATCCCCAACGTCCTCAACCTGAGCGCCCTGCCGGAAAGCGAGCCTAACGGACAGGTGGTCAACGGAACGCATGCGGCGGAGGTCGCGGTAAAAAAAAACGCTGAACCAGCCCCTCCCCCGTTAGTAAGCGAGCCGACGCCCGTTCCGGCACCGGTTCCGACGGCGGTGCAGCCGGTCCCGGCACCGGTCCAGCCCGTTCCGGCGCCGGTTAGCGAACCGGTGGCCAGCTATGAGATTCCTACCCCGCAACCGGCAACTTCCATTCCGCGGCCGGGTTCGTCGAAACTCCGCTCGACGGTCGGGCTGGGTGCCAAACCCGCCGCTTCGGCCACGGCCGTGGCCGAAGCGGCCGTCGTTCAGCGCAACCTGCCCGACAAGCCGGTCGATTTTGAAGAGCTTCAGGCCACCTGGCGGCAGTTTTCCCGCCTCCGCGAATCTGGGGGAGGCCCGATGACCGAGCAGATCATGCTCAACCGCGAAATTCAACTGGGCGACGATGGGGCCACGATTCACATCACGCTCGACAATTCGCTGCAGGCAGATATGCTCAACGAACTGCGGCAGGATTTGATGACGTACCTGCGCCAGCATCTGCAAAACAGCAAAATTCAGCTGGTGCATCAGGTCGCTGCGCAGGAAAGCCGGAAGATGATTTACACGGCTCAGGACAAATTCAATTACCTCGCCGAAAAGAACCCGGCCCTGCTGGAACTGAAACAGGTGCTGGGGCTGGATGTGGATTATTGA
- a CDS encoding tetratricopeptide repeat protein → MKKIWLSLLLLLATTRSFGQILNDPPVQQMILKALDGIYNYQFDTSENYQRQIRSKYPQSPVGPLLKAIQLYWQYLPLRDNKTVLPQYVQQVTQGLDLARRRLDRDSDDPEGVFFALTAHGYLAMKYNYDNETMKAVNEAKKAYGYMKQGFKLTEKNAEFYFTTGLYNYYVERYPMDHPIVRPVMWFFQDGNMAQGLGQMETAVRRGIFTRTETSFYLSHIYLEHESQPAKAAAHLKTLADRYPNNPLFTMRCAEALLLANRPEEAGPYLQRTLKMPQKLLDMPGLVLQGMLYERDGQSDKATSAYQAALKIPFSEEFTREFHGHALAGLARLAARSGNKNLAKQYYRKMLDVAQYKSNLREARAYLKE, encoded by the coding sequence ATGAAAAAAATTTGGCTAAGCCTGCTGCTCCTGCTGGCAACGACGCGCTCTTTTGGGCAGATTCTGAACGACCCTCCGGTGCAGCAGATGATTTTGAAGGCACTGGACGGCATCTACAATTACCAGTTTGATACGTCCGAAAATTACCAGCGGCAGATTCGGAGCAAATACCCCCAGAGCCCGGTCGGCCCGCTGCTGAAAGCCATTCAGTTGTACTGGCAATACCTTCCGCTGCGCGACAACAAGACCGTTCTGCCGCAGTACGTCCAGCAGGTGACCCAGGGACTTGACCTGGCCCGCCGTCGTCTGGACCGCGATAGCGACGACCCCGAGGGCGTTTTCTTTGCCCTGACGGCACATGGGTATCTGGCCATGAAGTATAATTACGATAACGAAACGATGAAGGCCGTCAACGAAGCTAAAAAGGCGTACGGCTACATGAAACAGGGCTTTAAACTGACGGAAAAAAACGCCGAGTTCTACTTTACGACCGGCCTGTACAATTATTACGTCGAGCGTTACCCGATGGACCATCCGATTGTCCGGCCGGTGATGTGGTTTTTTCAGGACGGCAACATGGCGCAGGGCCTGGGCCAGATGGAAACGGCCGTGCGCCGCGGCATTTTCACCCGGACCGAAACATCGTTTTACCTGTCGCACATTTATCTGGAACACGAAAGCCAGCCCGCCAAAGCCGCCGCCCACCTGAAGACCCTGGCCGACCGCTACCCGAACAATCCGCTCTTTACCATGCGCTGCGCCGAAGCCCTGCTGCTGGCCAACCGCCCCGAAGAGGCCGGGCCGTACCTCCAGCGAACCCTGAAAATGCCGCAGAAACTGCTGGATATGCCCGGACTGGTCCTACAGGGAATGCTGTACGAACGGGACGGCCAGTCGGACAAGGCCACGTCTGCTTATCAGGCCGCGCTGAAAATTCCGTTCAGTGAGGAGTTCACCCGGGAGTTTCACGGCCATGCGCTGGCGGGTCTGGCCCGTCTGGCGGCCCGTTCCGGCAATAAGAATCTGGCGAAACAGTATTACCGCAAGATGCTGGATGTTGCCCAGTACAAGTCCAACCTGCGGGAAGCCCGCGCTTATCTGAAAGAATAA
- a CDS encoding mandelate racemase/muconate lactonizing enzyme family protein → MKITQIDIYRYDIPLKAPIAISLGTIESARNLLVRIHTDAGFVGWGEGSPFWMIVGETQETGFAAAQDFARLLLGCPALDIEGNLRKLDNYLPGNPTVKSAFDMALYDLAAQAAGMPLYAFLGGTKRALVTDETIYLNTPDRMAEDAVRIKEQGGIAIKVKLGTNARDDIRRVEAIRKAVGSDIPIRTDANQGWDFVTARTVLTTIQDWNVEYCEQPVRRPHFGDLKRLRQQTRVPIMADEALFDHRDALRLVQEEAVDYFNIKLSKSGGIFNALKINAIAEAACIPCMIGCMSESRLAMTAKAHFASARRNVVFCDLDAPFEHATDPVVGGLQYNAYQIDLPDTPGLGASVDESYLRNMKKMSFPAE, encoded by the coding sequence ATGAAAATTACTCAAATCGACATTTACCGCTACGACATTCCGCTCAAAGCGCCCATTGCCATCTCGCTGGGGACGATTGAAAGCGCCCGGAACCTGCTCGTCAGAATCCATACGGATGCCGGCTTCGTGGGCTGGGGCGAAGGCTCGCCGTTCTGGATGATCGTCGGCGAAACGCAGGAAACGGGCTTTGCCGCCGCGCAGGACTTCGCCCGGCTGCTGCTCGGCTGCCCGGCGCTGGACATTGAAGGCAACTTGCGGAAGCTCGACAATTACCTGCCGGGCAACCCAACCGTCAAAAGTGCGTTCGACATGGCGCTGTACGATCTGGCAGCGCAGGCGGCCGGAATGCCGCTGTATGCGTTTCTGGGCGGCACGAAGCGGGCCCTCGTCACCGACGAAACCATCTACCTCAACACGCCCGATCGCATGGCCGAGGACGCAGTGCGCATCAAAGAACAGGGCGGAATTGCCATTAAAGTGAAACTGGGAACCAATGCCCGCGACGACATCCGGCGGGTCGAAGCCATCCGCAAGGCCGTTGGCTCCGATATTCCCATTCGGACGGATGCCAATCAGGGCTGGGACTTCGTCACGGCCCGGACCGTGCTGACCACGATTCAGGACTGGAACGTGGAGTACTGCGAACAGCCCGTCAGGCGGCCCCATTTCGGCGATTTGAAACGCCTGAGACAGCAGACCCGCGTCCCGATCATGGCCGACGAAGCTCTTTTCGATCACCGGGACGCGCTGCGGCTGGTGCAGGAGGAAGCCGTCGATTATTTCAACATCAAGCTTTCCAAAAGCGGCGGGATTTTCAACGCTCTGAAGATTAACGCCATCGCCGAGGCGGCGTGCATTCCGTGCATGATCGGCTGCATGTCGGAGTCGCGGCTGGCGATGACGGCCAAGGCCCATTTTGCCTCGGCCCGCCGCAACGTCGTCTTCTGCGACCTCGACGCGCCGTTCGAGCACGCCACCGACCCGGTTGTCGGCGGACTGCAGTACAACGCATACCAGATCGACCTGCCGGACACGCCCGGCCTGGGAGCCAGCGTTGACGAGAGTTACCTGAGAAACATGAAGAAAATGTCGTTTCCAGCCGAATAA
- a CDS encoding DUF4271 domain-containing protein, translating to MLYRRILPAFWLILWALQSVAQGVGPGQQFYPVHDFRNDWLVYDPAFKTYVPYIDEQHASLPAVSLFLDLESNRNYELLVSTGRDGYLFLDAALRRKLPAGTWQVLRIDSLYRVYRKPEVFLTLYGSPGVNDKQVFIGHRKSLTQKPVVLTETGLSMLPRRKTVFTDFFTLSLVFIAATYAFLFNFFQRAFQRLFSIQDLFSISVREESFLVNKPLSRVNLLFMAGLSFVMAFLYLFFQSKNIDIFSSRNLLLEGQTLTDLVLSFLKLSALSMVALLGKYLLISMVGALYRIEEITNLHFFKVLQASSIFYVLVGAVVTVAALNLPPNQPWVISWILIPFIAFYLGRLALLYLVILNRASIKNLYLFSYLCIVELIPLIIGVRFAL from the coding sequence GTGCTTTACCGACGGATTCTTCCCGCTTTCTGGCTGATATTGTGGGCCTTGCAGAGTGTTGCGCAGGGAGTGGGACCCGGTCAGCAGTTTTACCCCGTACACGATTTCCGGAACGATTGGCTGGTCTACGACCCGGCTTTCAAAACGTACGTTCCGTACATTGACGAACAGCACGCCAGTCTGCCGGCGGTTAGCCTGTTTCTGGACCTGGAGAGCAACCGAAACTACGAACTGCTGGTATCGACCGGCCGCGACGGGTATCTGTTTCTGGACGCCGCCCTCCGCCGCAAACTCCCCGCCGGCACCTGGCAGGTCCTCCGCATCGACAGCCTCTACCGCGTTTACCGCAAGCCGGAGGTTTTCCTGACGCTTTACGGCAGTCCGGGGGTGAACGACAAGCAGGTTTTTATCGGACACCGGAAATCCCTGACGCAGAAACCCGTCGTTCTGACCGAAACCGGTCTGAGCATGCTGCCCCGGCGAAAAACCGTCTTTACCGACTTCTTCACCCTGTCGCTGGTGTTCATTGCGGCTACCTACGCGTTTCTGTTCAACTTTTTCCAGCGGGCGTTTCAGCGGCTTTTCAGCATTCAGGATTTGTTCTCGATCAGCGTCCGGGAAGAGTCCTTTCTGGTGAATAAACCCCTGAGCCGGGTCAATCTGCTGTTCATGGCGGGGCTGAGCTTCGTGATGGCCTTTCTGTACCTGTTTTTTCAGAGCAAGAACATTGATATTTTTTCTTCCCGCAACCTGCTGCTCGAAGGCCAGACGCTCACTGATCTGGTGCTTAGTTTTCTAAAATTAAGTGCGCTGTCGATGGTGGCCCTGCTGGGAAAGTATCTGCTGATTTCGATGGTGGGAGCGCTGTACCGGATCGAGGAAATTACCAACCTGCACTTCTTCAAGGTATTACAGGCCTCGTCTATTTTCTACGTGCTGGTCGGAGCGGTCGTGACGGTGGCGGCCCTGAATTTACCGCCAAATCAACCGTGGGTGATTTCCTGGATTCTTATTCCGTTCATTGCCTTTTACTTAGGTCGTCTGGCGCTGCTATACCTGGTGATCCTGAACCGGGCGTCTATCAAAAATCTCTATTTATTTTCGTACCTTTGCATCGTTGAGTTGATACCGCTGATCATTGGCGTACGATTCGCGCTTTAG
- a CDS encoding M16 family metallopeptidase translates to MIRYEQFTLDNGLRVYVHEDPTTPMACVNILYNVGSRDEDPGRTGFAHLFEHLMFGGSRHIPIYDEPLQKVGGENNAFTSPDITNYYITLPAANLETAFWLESDRMLSLSFDPQVLDVQQKVVIEEFKQRYLNQPYGDVWLKLRPLAYKRHPYQWATIGKDISHIEDATLGDVRDFFYTYYLPNNALMVVAGNVTVEQVKQLSRKWFESIPAGPAYVRRLPQESPQTEARFLETGADVPLNALYKVFHIPGRFDEGFYTADLMADVLGRGKSSRLYQRLLKEQPLFNQISAYVTGSLDPGLLVVSGSLNPGVTLEEANAALETVLDEIRTEAVPEEELRKVKNQAESTLAFSEVELLNRAMNLAYAANAGNADWVNDEAAKIQAVTTDEMLNMAGRVLQKTNSSTMFYRAEN, encoded by the coding sequence ATGATCCGATACGAACAATTCACTTTGGACAATGGCCTGCGGGTGTACGTGCATGAAGACCCGACCACCCCGATGGCCTGCGTAAATATTCTGTACAACGTTGGTTCGCGCGACGAAGACCCCGGCCGGACGGGCTTTGCGCACCTCTTCGAACACCTGATGTTCGGCGGGTCGCGGCACATTCCGATCTACGACGAACCGCTCCAGAAGGTCGGCGGAGAAAACAACGCCTTTACTTCGCCCGACATCACGAACTACTACATCACCCTGCCCGCTGCCAACCTCGAAACGGCTTTCTGGCTGGAGTCGGACCGGATGCTGAGCCTGTCGTTCGACCCGCAGGTGCTCGATGTGCAGCAGAAAGTGGTCATCGAAGAATTCAAGCAGCGGTACCTGAACCAGCCCTACGGCGATGTCTGGCTGAAGCTGCGGCCGCTGGCCTACAAACGGCATCCCTACCAGTGGGCCACAATCGGCAAAGACATCAGCCACATCGAAGACGCTACGCTCGGCGATGTAAGGGATTTCTTTTACACGTATTACCTGCCCAACAACGCCCTCATGGTCGTGGCCGGAAACGTGACCGTCGAGCAGGTGAAGCAGCTAAGCCGGAAGTGGTTCGAGTCCATTCCGGCCGGGCCTGCCTACGTCCGGCGATTGCCGCAGGAGTCGCCGCAGACCGAGGCCCGTTTTCTGGAAACCGGTGCCGATGTGCCGCTGAACGCTCTGTACAAGGTTTTTCACATTCCGGGCCGCTTCGACGAGGGTTTTTACACGGCGGACCTAATGGCCGATGTGCTCGGACGCGGCAAATCGTCGCGGCTGTACCAGCGGCTGTTGAAAGAGCAGCCGCTGTTCAACCAGATTTCCGCCTACGTCACGGGCTCGCTCGACCCCGGCCTGCTGGTGGTCAGCGGCTCACTGAACCCCGGCGTAACGCTCGAAGAAGCCAACGCCGCCCTCGAAACCGTGCTGGACGAAATCCGGACAGAGGCGGTGCCGGAAGAGGAATTGCGAAAAGTGAAAAACCAGGCCGAATCGACCCTCGCGTTCTCGGAAGTGGAACTGCTGAACCGCGCCATGAACCTCGCCTACGCTGCCAATGCCGGCAATGCCGACTGGGTCAACGACGAAGCCGCCAAAATTCAGGCCGTCACCACCGACGAGATGCTGAACATGGCCGGGCGCGTGCTGCAAAAGACAAACAGTTCCACCATGTTTTATCGGGCTGAGAATTAA
- a CDS encoding phosphotriesterase family protein, whose protein sequence is MLNRRLFLQSLAGGLLTGRREAGLVQTVAGPIPAKRLGLALIHEHILVDFVGADKISPARWDRSAVAARMRPYLDDLVRNGVRTLVECTPSFLGKDPLLLKTLSEQTGLQILTNTGYYGAVDNKFLPPHAHTETADGLADRWTAEYEQGIDGTGIRPGFIKISVNPGPLSDLHRKLVTAAARTHCRTGLTIYSHTGPYVPAFEQIEVLKAEGVRPDAFVWVHAQGQNMVHYARAAREGAWVSLDGLDDNNVDQYVQNLLLMKENRLLHRTLLSHDAGWYDPGQPDGGPVSRRYTVLFEKLLPALQKRGFTKKDVRQVLETNPAEALAIRVRRI, encoded by the coding sequence ATGCTGAACCGGCGGCTTTTTCTTCAATCCCTGGCGGGTGGTCTGCTTACGGGCCGCCGCGAAGCGGGCCTGGTGCAGACCGTAGCCGGGCCCATTCCGGCAAAGCGGCTGGGGCTTGCGCTCATTCACGAGCACATTCTGGTCGATTTCGTCGGGGCGGACAAAATCAGTCCCGCTCGCTGGGACCGGTCGGCGGTGGCGGCCCGCATGCGGCCCTATCTGGATGACCTGGTGCGGAACGGCGTCCGGACGCTGGTCGAATGCACACCTTCGTTTCTGGGAAAAGACCCGCTGCTGCTGAAAACACTTTCGGAACAGACCGGCCTCCAAATCCTGACCAATACGGGGTATTACGGAGCCGTGGACAACAAGTTTCTGCCGCCGCACGCCCATACCGAAACCGCCGACGGCCTGGCCGACCGCTGGACCGCCGAGTACGAACAGGGAATCGACGGCACGGGCATCCGGCCGGGTTTTATCAAAATCAGCGTCAATCCCGGCCCGCTGTCCGACCTGCACCGAAAGCTCGTCACCGCCGCCGCCCGCACGCACTGCCGCACCGGCCTGACGATTTACTCCCATACCGGCCCGTACGTCCCGGCCTTCGAGCAGATCGAGGTTCTGAAAGCGGAAGGCGTACGGCCGGATGCGTTTGTCTGGGTGCACGCCCAGGGGCAGAACATGGTGCATTACGCCCGCGCCGCCCGGGAAGGCGCGTGGGTCAGCCTCGACGGGCTGGACGATAACAACGTGGACCAGTACGTTCAGAACCTGCTGCTGATGAAAGAGAACCGCCTTCTCCACCGGACCCTGCTTTCGCACGATGCGGGCTGGTACGACCCCGGCCAGCCGGACGGCGGTCCGGTGAGCCGACGGTACACTGTCCTGTTTGAAAAGCTGCTGCCCGCCCTGCAAAAGCGGGGCTTTACGAAGAAAGACGTTCGGCAGGTTCTGGAAACGAATCCCGCCGAGGCACTGGCAATTCGGGTAAGAAGAATTTAG
- the sucD gene encoding succinate--CoA ligase subunit alpha, translating into MSVLVNKDSKVIVQGFTGSEGSFHAQQMIEYGTNVVGGVTPGKGGQTHLDRPVFNTVKEAVEKAGADVSIIFVPPAFAADAIMEAADAGIKVIICITEGIPTKDMMVAKEYLKGKDVRLIGPNCPGVMTADECKVGIMPGFIFKKGTIGIVSKSGTLTYEAVDQLSKVGLGQTTAIGIGGDPIIGTTTKEAVELLMNDPETEGIVMIGEIGGGMEAEAAHWIKESGNKKPVVGFIAGQTAPKGRRMGHAGAIIGGADDTAAAKMRIMAECGIHVVESPALIGETMLKALGK; encoded by the coding sequence ATGAGCGTATTAGTCAATAAAGATTCGAAAGTGATTGTCCAGGGCTTTACCGGCTCGGAAGGTTCCTTCCACGCCCAGCAGATGATCGAGTACGGCACCAACGTCGTGGGCGGCGTGACCCCCGGCAAAGGCGGCCAGACCCACCTCGACCGTCCGGTTTTCAACACCGTGAAAGAAGCGGTCGAAAAGGCGGGTGCCGATGTGTCCATCATCTTTGTTCCCCCGGCTTTCGCGGCTGACGCTATCATGGAGGCTGCCGACGCAGGCATCAAGGTGATCATCTGCATCACGGAAGGCATCCCGACCAAGGACATGATGGTTGCAAAAGAATATCTCAAAGGTAAAGATGTCCGTCTGATCGGCCCCAACTGTCCGGGCGTGATGACGGCGGACGAGTGCAAAGTAGGCATCATGCCGGGCTTTATCTTCAAGAAAGGCACCATCGGCATCGTGTCGAAATCCGGCACGCTGACCTACGAAGCCGTAGACCAGCTTTCCAAGGTAGGTCTGGGTCAGACGACGGCCATCGGCATCGGCGGCGACCCCATCATCGGGACGACGACCAAAGAAGCCGTGGAACTGCTCATGAACGACCCCGAAACTGAAGGCATCGTGATGATCGGTGAAATCGGCGGCGGCATGGAAGCCGAAGCGGCCCACTGGATCAAGGAAAGCGGCAACAAAAAGCCGGTTGTCGGGTTCATCGCCGGACAAACCGCGCCGAAAGGCCGTCGGATGGGCCACGCGGGTGCCATCATCGGCGGTGCCGACGATACGGCCGCGGCCAAAATGCGCATCATGGCCGAGTGCGGCATTCACGTCGTAGAATCACCGGCGCTGATCGGGGAGACGATGCTGAAAGCCCTTGGGAAATAA